DNA from Pseudomonas putida:
CATCAAACCGTTGTGCACGGTGCTTGCCCTAGTGGTCGGCGTTGCCATCCTCTGGCAGGCCTACACCACCTTCCAGGCCCGCTACCTGCGCCCGTTCGACAACCAGACCACCCTGTTCGACGGCAGCCAACTGCACCTGCCCCCAGAACTGGCCGGCCCAGGCCCGATCCGCGTGGTGCACTTCTGGGACCCCGCCTGCCCGTGCAACGTCGGCAACCAGCAGCACCTGGGCGACCTGGTCAGCCAGTTCGCCGGCCAGGGCGTCACCTTCCATGTGCTGCAAAAGCCCGGCAGCCACGGCCAGTTGCCCGCCAACCTCTCCGCCCTCAAGCCGCTCGCCAGCCTGCCCGGCAGCGAACACCT
Protein-coding regions in this window:
- a CDS encoding DUF6436 domain-containing protein is translated as MSSRIIKPLCTVLALVVGVAILWQAYTTFQARYLRPFDNQTTLFDGSQLHLPPELAGPGPIRVVHFWDPACPCNVGNQQHLGDLVSQFAGQGVTFHVLQKPGSHGQLPANLSALKPLASLPGSEHLPASPAVAIWDRQGRLAYFGPYSEGAVCNASNSFIEPILKALLDGRQVSASNTLAVGCYCPWAG